One part of the Bdellovibrio bacteriovorus genome encodes these proteins:
- a CDS encoding tRNA (cytidine(34)-2'-O)-methyltransferase — MPNTEKLFRIVLIEPEIPQNTGNIGRTCVGTNCELHIVGKMGFEINDTNLKRAGLDYWPHLTWYRHETFEDWWKHVEDPSRIWLFTTKTQRTYFEPQYQSGDWFVFGKETKGLDPEFLQKHPQQTVTIPMIGEGARSLNLATSVAIAAYEGLRQVRFTLR; from the coding sequence TTGCCTAATACAGAAAAGCTTTTCCGCATTGTTCTTATCGAGCCCGAAATCCCGCAAAACACCGGAAATATCGGGCGCACGTGTGTTGGCACCAACTGCGAACTGCACATTGTCGGAAAAATGGGTTTTGAGATCAACGACACCAACTTGAAACGGGCGGGGCTGGATTACTGGCCTCACCTGACCTGGTATCGCCACGAAACCTTCGAGGACTGGTGGAAACACGTCGAAGATCCGTCCCGCATCTGGCTTTTCACCACCAAGACCCAGCGCACCTATTTTGAACCTCAGTACCAATCCGGAGACTGGTTCGTTTTTGGTAAAGAAACCAAAGGACTGGATCCCGAATTCCTGCAAAAGCACCCACAGCAGACCGTCACCATTCCCATGATTGGGGAGGGGGCTCGCAGCCTGAATCTCGCTACCAGTGTGGCGATCGCGGCTTATGAGGGTCTTCGTCAGGTGCGATTTACATTGCGATAG